A segment of the Neisseria chenwenguii genome:
AGAGATTTAGAATGAAACATTATTCTTTAGCTTTGGCTGTATCAGCCGTTTTCATTGCAACTTCCGCCATGGCGGAAGAACTTGCCGATCCCGACGGCATCCGGCCAATTAAAATCTTCTCCCCGCCCAAACCGATTACCCCGAATATCGCGCAGGGTTATTTTCCGGAGAACCAGTTCGACCCAACCTGCGCAGAAGCCGTAGGTACGGTTAGCCGCCTCAAGCGGCGTAACCGTACGAACGTTTCTTCAGATGACGCCGCATGGAGGTTTGCGTACGGTTACGCGCAAAAAACCGTACTAACCGTACCTGCTGCTTAGCCTGCTCATCAGGCTTCAATAGCATATAGTAAAGAAAAACAAGAAATCTATCGCGTTGGCCGCGCCTTGCCGTACTATCTGTACTGTCTGCGGCTTGCCGCCCTGTATCTTTCTTATTTTTCTTCACTATGGAAACGAAAACAGGGTTTAGGCAGTCTGAAAACGCTAATCCTTTGCCGCAGGAGTTATTCCCATGAGACTTACTCCTGAACAAACCGCCGCCCAGCTTCGCTGTCCGCACGGCGAAGCGGCGGCAGCCGTCGGACAAAATATGAATCTACGCAATCTCGCCTAAATTTCAGACAGCCTGAACACACTGAACCCGCAGTCCGGCGAGCGGCTGCTGGAGCTGGGTTTCGGCGACGGCGGACTGCTGGGCTATGTGTTGTCGCAGGCGGACGGTTTGTATGACACGGGCGCGGAAATTTCTCCCGCCATGTACCAAGCCGCCGCCGCGTTCAACCAAGCCTTTATTGACGCGAAACTTGCCGAATATGCACTGTATGACGGGTTCAGGCTGCCTTTTGCCGACAAGCAGTTTCACGCCACGTTCAGCGTCAATGTCCTGTATTTCTGGCAAGACCCCGCCGCGTTGTTTGCCGAACTTGCCCGCGTATTGCAAGACGGCGGCAGGCTGTGCGTGAGCTTTTGCGAACGCGCTTTTATGCAAAAGTTGCCGTTTGCCCGATTCGGCTTTGCCCACTACAACGCCACCAAAGTCATCGCCCTTGCCGCGCATGTGTTTGATTTGGTTTGGGAAAATCGACGAAACGATTGGGCGGTCAGCAAAAGCGGGGCTTTGGTTAAACGCGAAACCGTGCATTTGCTGTTTGGGGAAATTTGATAAAAGGCAGCCTGAATGTCTGTCTTAAAACAACATCCATGCCGTCTGAAACTTCCAGCCGTAGCCGTAGGTTGGGTCGAGACCCAACATTTTGGACAGGCATCTTCGGCTTTGTTGGGTTTTCAACCCAACCTACGTAGGATATTTTTCAGACGGCAGCCCAATACATTCCAAACAAAACCCCAATCAAAAGGAGAACCGATATGGATATGCAAAGACGAGATTTCTTAAAAACAGCAGCCGCGCTGATAGCGGCAGGTGCATCGCCATCCTTAGCTTCCGTCGCCGCAACCGCCCTGCACGGCGTTTTCAGACGGCCTGTCTGCCTGTTTCGCGTTCGGGGTGCTGCGGTATTGCAGCGGGTATAAATCCAGTTTTTCCATCAGCACCCGGTCGCCGTCTTCTTCGGGGTTTTCGGTGGTGAGCAGTTTGTCGCCGTAGAAAATCGAATTTGCTCCCGCCAGAAAACACATGGCCTGCATGGCTTCGGGCATGTTGCTGCGGCCTGCGGACAGGCGCACAAAGCTTTTGGGCATGGTGATGCGGGCAACGGCGATGGTGCGCACGAATTCCGTCCAGTCCAAATCTTCGGCATCGGCCAGCGGCGTGCCTTCCACTTTCACCAACTGGTTGATGGGCACGCTTTCGGGCTGCGGGTCGAGGTTGGCGAGGCTGGCGATTAAGCCCGCGCGTTCGGGACGGGTTTCGTTCATGCCGACGATGCCGCCGCAGCAGACTTTCAAGCCTGCGCC
Coding sequences within it:
- a CDS encoding class I SAM-dependent methyltransferase, giving the protein MYDTGAEISPAMYQAAAAFNQAFIDAKLAEYALYDGFRLPFADKQFHATFSVNVLYFWQDPAALFAELARVLQDGGRLCVSFCERAFMQKLPFARFGFAHYNATKVIALAAHVFDLVWENRRNDWAVSKSGALVKRETVHLLFGEI